From Spartinivicinus poritis, a single genomic window includes:
- a CDS encoding TRAP transporter substrate-binding protein: MKKLVKFAASASTTFITTASLLVGSSSALAATKWDMPTPYADGIHHTKNVRMFAEEVKTLSKGELNIKVHSGASLFKHGEIHRAIRTGQVPIGELFMAMLGNHDEVFKLDNIPFLATDFGSAKKLWDSSRPAVEKSLAKDGLKLLFAVPWPPQGIYSKKPVVAIGDLAKLKMRSYSPTLSRLSVLLKATPTTVQTPEIPQAFSTGIIDAMITSPSTGVSSQAWDYVSYYNNAQAWIPKNMVIVHNRSFKRLPKAVQAAVMKAAADAEKRGWEMAQQETQAKTEALAKNGIKVSKPDAQLQADLAKLGEIMTKEWAKAAGDRAKQILDAYKK; the protein is encoded by the coding sequence ATGAAAAAGCTTGTGAAATTTGCAGCCTCTGCTTCTACCACATTCATTACTACCGCCTCACTATTAGTAGGCTCTTCCAGTGCATTAGCTGCAACTAAATGGGATATGCCCACCCCTTATGCCGATGGTATTCACCACACAAAAAATGTGCGGATGTTTGCAGAAGAGGTAAAAACGCTCAGTAAAGGTGAGCTGAATATTAAAGTGCACTCAGGGGCATCTCTGTTTAAACATGGTGAAATTCACCGAGCCATTCGCACTGGCCAAGTCCCTATTGGTGAGTTATTTATGGCAATGCTGGGTAACCACGATGAAGTGTTTAAGTTGGATAATATTCCGTTTTTAGCCACTGATTTTGGGTCTGCCAAAAAACTTTGGGATAGCTCCCGACCTGCCGTGGAAAAAAGCTTAGCGAAGGATGGATTAAAACTATTATTTGCTGTGCCTTGGCCCCCTCAAGGGATTTATTCGAAAAAGCCGGTTGTTGCAATTGGTGACTTGGCCAAGCTAAAAATGCGCTCATACAGCCCAACTTTATCGCGACTTTCAGTTTTGCTAAAGGCAACGCCTACTACAGTACAAACCCCAGAAATTCCACAAGCATTTAGTACTGGCATTATTGATGCGATGATCACCTCACCTTCAACAGGGGTCAGCAGCCAGGCATGGGACTATGTGTCGTATTATAATAATGCGCAAGCCTGGATTCCGAAAAATATGGTTATTGTTCATAATCGCAGCTTTAAACGACTCCCCAAAGCCGTACAAGCAGCGGTTATGAAGGCTGCAGCTGATGCTGAAAAACGCGGCTGGGAAATGGCCCAACAAGAAACCCAAGCCAAAACAGAAGCCTTGGCTAAAAATGGTATCAAGGTCTCCAAACCCGATGCCCAGCTACAGGCTGACCTGGCTAAACTAGGGGAAATCATGACAAAAGAATGGGCAAAAGCTGCAGGTGATCGAGCTAAGCAAATTTTGGATGCTTATAAAAAATAA
- the pxpB gene encoding 5-oxoprolinase subunit PxpB: MKIQPLTEDSLIVYVGEKIEREVAQQVSVATQLIRQNLSDKVIDIIPSYHSIHLTYNLCKTNFFEFHALLRQLLANLEQQSVSIESSKIIEIPVYYGPEVALDMPIIEQHTHRSAEEIIDIHCSELYTVYAIGFSPGFAYLGNTDKQIAIPRKITPRTRVPAGSLGIADTQTAIYPSESPGGWQILGRTPLNLVDFQQDSLTPVNMGDLVKFVAIDKQAFLSLGGTL; encoded by the coding sequence ATGAAAATTCAGCCTTTAACTGAAGATTCTTTAATTGTGTACGTGGGTGAAAAAATTGAGCGGGAGGTTGCACAACAGGTCAGTGTTGCCACCCAGTTAATTCGCCAAAATCTTAGTGATAAAGTGATTGATATTATTCCATCCTATCACTCAATTCACTTGACGTATAATCTTTGCAAAACCAACTTTTTTGAATTTCATGCCTTATTGCGGCAATTATTGGCAAACCTTGAGCAGCAGTCGGTTTCGATTGAATCTAGCAAAATCATTGAAATTCCTGTTTATTATGGGCCTGAAGTGGCTTTAGATATGCCCATTATTGAGCAGCACACCCATCGCAGTGCAGAAGAAATTATTGATATTCACTGCAGTGAGCTTTATACCGTTTATGCCATTGGCTTTAGCCCAGGCTTTGCTTACCTGGGCAATACTGATAAACAGATTGCCATTCCTAGAAAAATCACCCCACGAACCCGAGTGCCTGCAGGCAGTTTGGGCATTGCTGACACTCAAACGGCAATTTACCCTAGTGAGTCACCCGGCGGTTGGCAAATTTTAGGACGTACGCCATTAAATCTGGTTGATTTTCAGCAAGACTCGCTTACCCCAGTCAATATGGGGGACTTGGTAAAATTCGTGGCCATTGATAAGCAAGCGTTTTTGAGCTTGGGGGGAACACTGTAA
- a CDS encoding biotin-dependent carboxyltransferase family protein — protein sequence MAFKVINPGLISLIQDFGRYGYQHIGVTTGGPMDEHAFLWGNRLLGNAFDTAQLEITIGMLQLEVQQSTVIAITGADLGATINGLAIRPWQSYPVNQGDQIAFNRPKKGLRAYLAVKGGLQISQQLGSAATVVREKIGGLYTNGKKLAAGDVLPYPVMSPSVVQPFVSKRVPEQFIPDYSAPLILGVILGYQCDSFAQTEIQKFFSNKYEVTQDIDRMGYRLAGEPVCSSLDGIISEGISYGAIQIPKDGQPIVLLRDRQTIGGYPKIGCVTALGAARLSQRGPGTKIRFAIKDIHQAEAEQMIYNRFFGIQSKR from the coding sequence GTGGCATTTAAGGTCATCAACCCAGGCTTGATCAGTTTAATTCAGGATTTTGGTCGCTATGGTTATCAGCATATTGGAGTAACCACCGGTGGCCCGATGGATGAGCATGCTTTTTTATGGGGGAATCGCTTGTTAGGCAATGCCTTTGATACAGCGCAGCTGGAAATTACCATTGGCATGTTGCAACTTGAGGTTCAGCAGTCAACTGTTATTGCAATTACAGGGGCGGACTTGGGAGCGACTATTAATGGTTTAGCCATCCGGCCCTGGCAAAGTTATCCGGTTAATCAAGGTGACCAGATTGCTTTTAATCGACCCAAAAAAGGCTTAAGGGCTTATCTTGCAGTGAAAGGGGGATTACAAATTAGCCAACAGTTGGGTAGTGCTGCGACGGTTGTCCGTGAAAAAATAGGAGGCTTATATACTAATGGTAAAAAACTAGCGGCAGGTGATGTCTTACCTTACCCGGTTATGTCGCCATCAGTAGTTCAACCATTTGTCAGTAAGCGAGTGCCTGAGCAATTTATTCCTGACTATTCTGCACCGCTGATTTTGGGGGTTATTTTAGGTTATCAATGCGATAGTTTTGCTCAAACTGAAATTCAAAAGTTTTTCAGTAATAAATACGAAGTTACCCAGGATATTGACCGAATGGGTTATCGTCTGGCGGGTGAGCCGGTTTGTAGTTCGCTAGATGGTATTATTTCTGAAGGGATTTCCTATGGGGCTATTCAAATCCCTAAAGATGGTCAGCCAATTGTGTTATTGAGAGATCGGCAAACCATTGGTGGCTATCCAAAAATTGGCTGTGTCACGGCATTGGGTGCGGCACGATTATCTCAACGAGGGCCAGGGACCAAGATTCGATTTGCCATTAAAGATATTCATCAAGCTGAAGCAGAACAGATGATTTATAATCGGTTTTTTGGTATCCAATCCAAACGTTAA
- a CDS encoding 5-oxoprolinase subunit PxpA, with protein MRLNCDMGESFGSWQKGMDADVMPYIDMANIACGFHASDPMTMDLTVAMAKEYDVVIGAHPGYPDLLGFGRRAMQCSAQELKTLLIYQIAALDGICRTHSTRLSYVKPHGALYNQMMQDSEVLTTVMAAIHAYDRELALVVLANGNRDKTQHLADQQGIALLFEAFADRAYDSNGYLAKRDQPGAVFNDIEQIEQQVLGIIHEGKVSTLDGGEIPLKADTICVHGDNAQAVAAVRHIRQTLAASPITSPTLQAQQ; from the coding sequence ATGAGACTAAATTGCGACATGGGAGAAAGCTTTGGTAGCTGGCAGAAAGGCATGGATGCTGATGTAATGCCCTATATCGATATGGCGAACATTGCCTGTGGTTTTCATGCTTCTGACCCGATGACTATGGACCTCACTGTCGCAATGGCTAAGGAATACGATGTAGTGATTGGGGCACACCCTGGCTATCCTGATTTGTTGGGCTTTGGCCGCAGAGCCATGCAGTGTTCAGCCCAAGAACTCAAAACCTTACTGATTTATCAAATTGCAGCATTAGATGGTATTTGTCGTACTCATAGCACTCGGCTTAGCTATGTGAAACCTCATGGCGCTCTCTACAACCAAATGATGCAAGATAGCGAGGTGCTGACGACGGTTATGGCAGCAATACATGCCTATGACCGAGAATTAGCTTTGGTGGTTTTAGCCAATGGCAACCGAGATAAAACTCAACATTTAGCGGATCAACAAGGTATTGCTTTGTTGTTTGAGGCATTTGCGGATCGTGCTTATGACAGTAATGGCTATTTAGCTAAGCGAGATCAACCCGGTGCTGTATTCAATGACATCGAGCAAATCGAACAGCAAGTGTTGGGGATTATTCATGAAGGAAAAGTCTCAACATTGGATGGTGGTGAAATCCCCCTAAAGGCCGATACGATTTGTGTGCATGGAGATAATGCTCAGGCAGTGGCTGCCGTGCGTCATATTCGCCAGACATTAGCAGCATCACCAATAACCTCCCCTACATTACAAGCACAACAGTAA
- a CDS encoding TRAP transporter small permease — MQNPTTTHSATSPPPQSTIRGILNLIYTASGVLAGICILAITLLILAQSVGRWFGVIIPSTEDFSGFLLAASSFLGLAYTFRHGAHIRVNLVCKHLPQTIRHKLEIIVLFTAVLLGIFMSYYMAYMAYESYIFEEASAGYIPVPLWIPQTAPVIGLFIFTLALVDELITLLTGKQPAYLQAEQQESLEMLTEEGC, encoded by the coding sequence ATGCAAAATCCAACGACCACGCATTCAGCAACCAGCCCCCCACCCCAGTCAACCATCAGGGGGATTTTAAACCTTATTTACACGGCTTCCGGGGTATTGGCAGGTATCTGCATTTTAGCAATCACCCTGTTGATTCTCGCCCAGAGTGTGGGTCGTTGGTTTGGTGTGATTATTCCTTCAACTGAAGACTTCTCTGGTTTTTTACTAGCAGCATCCAGCTTTTTAGGACTGGCCTACACCTTTCGCCATGGAGCCCATATTCGAGTCAATTTAGTGTGTAAACATTTGCCTCAGACGATTCGCCATAAGCTGGAAATTATTGTGCTGTTTACTGCCGTATTACTTGGCATATTCATGAGCTACTACATGGCTTATATGGCTTATGAGTCGTATATTTTTGAAGAAGCCTCAGCCGGTTATATTCCAGTCCCCTTATGGATTCCCCAAACCGCTCCCGTCATTGGCTTATTTATTTTTACCCTCGCACTTGTTGATGAGTTGATTACGTTATTGACTGGAAAACAGCCAGCCTACTTACAAGCTGAGCAGCAAGAAAGCCTGGAAATGCTGACTGAGGAGGGATGTTAA
- a CDS encoding TRAP transporter large permease, whose amino-acid sequence METLTISLIVIIGLFAFLAAGMWVGLSLFAAALAGMYFYGNDAFGNIYATSTWGAISSWSLTALPLFIWMGEILFRTRLAEDLFKGLSPWLQRIPGKLLHVNIISCGIFAAVSGSSAATAATIGKMTLPELRKRGYSDKMAVATLAGSGTLGLLIPPSIILIVYGVAAEVSIARLFIAGILPGLLLVSLFMGFTMVWSAVNKNKLTTINTADEPPTESLSFKAKIKQTASLIPVVALITFVLGSIYGGLTTTIEAAAFGVLGALVLSLLTGTLSKKTFMDSLMGATKTSCMIALILAGAAFLTTAMAFLGLPNMLATMIAELNLSTFMLLLALTGLFIFLGCFLDGISVVVLTTSVVLPMISQAGIDLLWFGIFIVLVVEMSQITPPVGFNLFVIQGLTGKDLWYIAKAALPFFLLILLAVLLIILFPEIVTFLPEQMTTN is encoded by the coding sequence ATGGAAACGCTGACTATTTCATTGATTGTTATTATCGGCTTGTTTGCCTTCTTAGCGGCAGGTATGTGGGTAGGGCTTTCCCTATTTGCCGCAGCGTTGGCAGGCATGTATTTTTATGGCAATGATGCATTTGGCAATATCTATGCAACCTCCACTTGGGGTGCAATTTCCAGCTGGTCACTGACTGCCCTGCCCCTTTTTATCTGGATGGGAGAAATTTTATTTCGGACCCGCCTGGCAGAAGATTTATTTAAAGGCTTAAGCCCTTGGTTACAGCGTATCCCTGGCAAATTACTCCACGTTAATATTATCAGCTGTGGTATTTTTGCTGCAGTATCCGGCTCATCCGCAGCGACAGCAGCCACCATTGGTAAAATGACCCTGCCTGAGCTTCGCAAACGGGGCTACTCAGATAAAATGGCCGTTGCCACCTTAGCCGGCTCTGGCACCTTAGGGCTATTAATTCCCCCTTCCATTATTTTAATTGTTTATGGAGTTGCTGCTGAGGTATCCATTGCCCGACTATTTATTGCAGGTATTTTGCCTGGGCTGCTACTGGTCAGTTTATTTATGGGCTTTACCATGGTTTGGTCTGCGGTTAATAAAAATAAACTAACCACAATCAATACAGCTGATGAGCCACCAACCGAGTCACTTAGCTTTAAAGCAAAAATTAAACAAACTGCTAGTTTAATCCCAGTGGTCGCACTGATTACCTTTGTACTAGGTTCTATTTATGGTGGTTTAACCACTACCATTGAAGCAGCAGCGTTTGGCGTTTTGGGTGCACTGGTTCTGTCACTGCTAACTGGCACCCTCAGCAAGAAAACCTTTATGGATAGCTTAATGGGAGCCACCAAAACCTCCTGTATGATAGCGTTGATTTTGGCAGGGGCTGCGTTTCTCACCACAGCAATGGCATTTTTGGGTTTGCCCAATATGCTGGCCACCATGATTGCTGAACTCAACCTGTCGACTTTTATGCTGTTGCTGGCATTGACCGGACTATTTATTTTTCTAGGCTGCTTCCTTGATGGTATCTCTGTCGTGGTACTGACAACTTCTGTTGTATTGCCCATGATCAGCCAGGCAGGTATTGACTTACTCTGGTTTGGTATTTTCATTGTGCTGGTGGTAGAAATGTCCCAAATCACCCCACCAGTGGGTTTTAATCTATTTGTTATTCAAGGGCTAACCGGTAAAGATCTGTGGTATATTGCTAAAGCAGCACTCCCCTTCTTTTTACTCATATTGTTGGCAGTGCTATTAATTATTCTGTTCCCGGAAATTGTCACCTTCCTGCCTGAACAGATGACAACTAACTAA
- a CDS encoding winged helix DNA-binding protein, producing the protein MADDHDINSIVSSSHLVSELSRELSEFEYGLTIANNSFQRWMLHCSSSSGVNELTPLDVLVIHHINHRDRSKKVSDICFILNLEDTHTIAYSVRKLVNLGMIVGTKQGKETFYNTTESGQDYCQKYRKIREACLVNSLKALNLSNKELGEVASALRMLSGIYDQASRAAASL; encoded by the coding sequence ATGGCTGACGACCACGACATCAACTCCATTGTTTCATCTTCGCACTTGGTTTCAGAACTTAGTCGCGAACTCAGTGAGTTTGAATACGGGTTAACCATTGCTAACAACTCATTTCAACGCTGGATGCTGCATTGCTCCAGTAGCAGTGGTGTTAATGAGCTAACACCACTGGATGTATTAGTCATTCATCATATCAACCACCGAGACCGCTCAAAAAAAGTATCTGACATCTGTTTTATTCTTAATCTGGAAGATACTCACACCATTGCCTACTCTGTTCGAAAACTGGTCAACCTAGGCATGATCGTTGGCACCAAACAAGGTAAGGAAACCTTTTATAACACCACCGAGTCGGGCCAGGATTACTGTCAAAAATACCGCAAAATTCGTGAAGCCTGCTTAGTCAATTCGTTAAAAGCACTGAACCTATCTAATAAAGAGTTAGGAGAAGTAGCCAGTGCTTTACGCATGCTTTCAGGCATTTATGATCAGGCATCCAGAGCAGCGGCGTCGCTGTAA
- a CDS encoding RNA polymerase sigma factor: MDNKNMLSANQLNSLFQYAHTLCQQTDDAYDLLQSAMESFLIECKKKAIQHPEAFVRTVIRNRFFDQYRHAKRWESEPYEEAASYDISPVDFEHDYIHSRQLEKIWAQISPLDRDILYHWAVLGYSTDECCNQLNIPRGSFLSRIHRLRKHWQTQSNQAKERVL, encoded by the coding sequence ATGGACAATAAAAATATGCTCAGCGCTAATCAACTTAACAGCCTTTTTCAATATGCCCATACCTTATGTCAACAAACAGATGATGCCTATGATTTGTTGCAATCGGCAATGGAGTCCTTTTTGATTGAGTGTAAAAAAAAGGCTATTCAACATCCAGAAGCCTTCGTTCGCACCGTGATTCGTAATCGATTTTTTGACCAATATCGGCATGCCAAACGGTGGGAATCTGAGCCTTACGAAGAGGCCGCCAGTTATGATATTTCACCCGTCGATTTTGAGCATGATTACATTCATAGTCGGCAACTGGAAAAAATCTGGGCACAGATATCACCATTAGATAGAGATATTCTTTATCATTGGGCAGTGTTAGGCTATAGCACCGACGAATGTTGTAACCAGTTAAATATTCCACGGGGGAGTTTTTTGTCGAGAATACATCGGCTTCGCAAGCACTGGCAAACCCAGAGCAATCAAGCAAAGGAGAGAGTGCTATGA
- a CDS encoding Hsp20 family protein, giving the protein MTTFDLSPLYRSSIGFDQLASALDSALRSDQTTPGYPPYNIEALDENHYGITLAVAGFEESELDIQVEKGVLTISGKKAKNKEPHKYLYQGIATRSFERKFNLADYVEVTEASLVNGLLSISLKREVPEAMKPKSIPITQGENKVIEHQKKEDKAA; this is encoded by the coding sequence ATGACTACATTTGATTTATCTCCATTATACCGCAGTAGCATTGGGTTTGATCAGCTAGCCTCAGCACTTGATTCAGCGTTGCGTAGTGATCAAACAACTCCAGGTTATCCACCCTACAACATCGAAGCGCTTGATGAAAACCACTATGGTATTACCTTAGCTGTGGCAGGCTTCGAAGAAAGTGAGCTGGATATTCAAGTAGAAAAGGGAGTGCTCACTATAAGCGGTAAAAAAGCTAAAAACAAAGAGCCACATAAATACCTATACCAAGGTATTGCAACACGTTCATTTGAACGAAAGTTTAACCTTGCTGATTATGTTGAGGTAACAGAAGCTAGTTTAGTTAATGGTTTACTCAGTATTAGTTTAAAACGAGAAGTACCGGAGGCAATGAAGCCTAAATCGATCCCCATTACTCAAGGGGAAAACAAAGTCATTGAACACCAGAAAAAGGAGGATAAAGCCGCCTAA